The Thalassolituus oleivorans MIL-1 genome includes the window TGTACTTGCTCATGACTCGGGTGATCGTTTAATTGAAGTTGCTGACGAAATACCAGTAGCTGAAGTGGATGATGCGTCGGACGATATGGTTGATACCCCAACTGTCGCTGGTGACGTTGAAACCAGCGAGCAGTCTTTGGTACCGCTGGTTGAAAGTAAGCCTTCCAATGTATTGCCATTACGTCGTGAGCAACCAAAAGCACCCGCCCAAGCGGTTGCTAGTCCTGCAAGCAGCCAACGCAAAGCACCAACTGAATTAGTTAAAGTCTCCGCAGATTTACTTGATAACTTGGTTAACCTTGCCGGTGAAACAGCAATTGGTCGTGGACGTTTAGAACAGCAAGTTAGCGACTTCTCCCATACGCTTGGCGATATGGATATGACGTTGGAGCGTTTACGCGATCAGTTACGTCGTCTTGATCAAGAAACCGAAGCGCAAGTGCTATTCCGTCAAGAGCGCCAAGGGCCGAACTATGATGATTTCGATCCGTTAGAAATGGACCGCTACTCGTCGATGCAGCAGTTGTCGCGAGCGTTAATGGAATCGGCGTCGGATTTGATCGATTTGAAAGACACGCTCACGCATAAAACCCGTGATGCAGAAACTTTATTGCTGCAACAGAGCCGTGTGAATACCGAGCTGCAAGAAGGCTTGATGAAAACACGCATGGTTCCGTTCCAGCGTTTGGTGCCACGTTTGCGTCGTATCGTGCGTCAGGTAAGCCTAGAGCTGAACAAGCAAGTTGATTTGCGTGTTTACAACGCTGAAGGTGAAATGGACCGTACTATTCTTGAACGCATGATCTCGCCGTTAGAACATATGGTTCGTAACGCCGTCGATCATGGTATTGAGCACACAGAACAGCGCCTTCAATCCGGTAAAGATGCCCAAGGTAGCATTGAACTCGACATTCGCCGCGATGGCGGTGATGTCGTTCTTACCATGCGTGATGACGGTAAGGGTATCAACTTAGAAGCCGTTCGTCGTAAAGCTATTGAACGTGGAATGACCACGCCAGATGCCCGTTTGACCGAAGAAGAAGTGATGCAATTTATTTTGCAGCCAGGCTTCTCCACGGCAGAAGTCGTGACTCAGATTTCTGGTCGCGGTGTTGGTATGGACGTCGTTAGCAGCGAAATCAAACAAATGGGTGGTAGCGTTGAAATTCGCTCTAATCCAGGTGTTGGCACTGAGTTCGAAGTTCGCCTGCCATTTACCGTATCGGTAAACCGCGCCTTGATGGTTCGTGTTGGTGATGATCTATATGCCGTACCGTTGAATAACATCCAAGGTATCGTCCGCGCTTCCGTGGCAGAGCTGCAAAGCTTGTACGAACAGCCTGTTAGCGAGCGCCGTTTTGAATACGCTGGCAACGACTATCGTTTGGATTACTTGGGTGCGATGCTTGATGTCGAAGCGCAACCAAAAGTAACGGCTCAGCATTTACCGTTACCACTGTTGTTAATTCGCGGTTCAGTGCCTTTTGCCTTGCAAGTGGATTCACTGCTGGGTTCGCGTGAAATTGTTGTAAAGAGCTTAGGTCCGCAATTCGCTAGCGTGATGGGTATTTCGGGCGGCACAATTCTTGGGGATGGTAGCGTTGTTATCATTCTTGATTTGCCGGCCATGATTCGTACTCAATCAAGTTTGGAATATCAACGCGCTAAAGCACTCGATATGCAAGAAGCTGAACGTCGTCACGAACAAGAGCGTCGTTTACCACGTGTGTTGGTTGTCGATGACTCGGTGACTGTGCGTAAGGTAACGACTCGCTTACTTGAACGTCATGGCATGGAAGTGTTCACTGCTAAAGACGGTGTTCATGCCATGGAGACATTGCAAGATCATCGTCCAGACGTGATGTTGCTGGATATCGAGATGCCGCGTATGGATGGTTTCGAGGTTGCGTCTCTCGTACGCCATGATGCTCGATTAAAAGATATCCCTATCATTATGATTACCTCTCGTACCGGTGATAAGCACCGTGAACGGGCCATGAGTATTGGTGTGAACGAATATCTAGGTAAGCCGTTCCAAGAAGACCGTTTGTTAGAGTGCATTAATTCATTCTTGGGGAACGAGGACGCTTAAATGTCATTATCGCGGGTTGCCATAATAGCCGATGACCGGCTGCAGCAGCACCTGCTTAACGACACGCTGGTGCGATTGGGTTTTCAGGTAGTATTCAACCTGCAGCCTGATCGTATCGGTGATTTACAGCTGCATACGGTAGAAACTGATGTGTGGTTAGTTGATATATATGAAGACGGTGATTCACTTGATTGGCTCGAACATCTCTTAGATGGTCATGTCCCTGTGTTAATTGGAATGGAGCGGGCGCCGCAAAAAAGCTGTCCGACCTTTCTGCGCTGGGAAAAGCGACTGCTCTGCAAGCTGCGTGAACTTACACACGCTCCAGCGTTGGGTGCAAGTGCCGATGATATCTTGATGGATCGAGCGCCAGCAAAAGACATAAACAACATTAATTCTGCATTACCAGCGATCCCTCTGCCAGATGTACTAGCCCGCACAGACGTGCAGGAACCTTTGCAAATATGGGTTTTGGGTGCATCACTTGGTGGTCCTGAGGCAGTGAAGCAATTTTTAGATGCTTTGCCTAGTGGACTGCCGATTGCATTTGTTTATGCTCAGCATATTGATCCACGCTTTGAACATGCACTGTGTTCAGCCGTCGGTCGTCATGGGCAGTACAACGTACGTAACTTTGAGAACGGCCTGCAATTGCAGATTGGTGATGTCCTTGTCGCACCCATAGAAGACGAATTTCAAGTATTAGCATCTGGCGTATGTCAGACACTAGGTAAAGCTTGGCCAGGCCCTTATGGTCCGTCTATCGATCAGGTACTGATTAACCTCCATGCACATTATCAGCACAGATTTAATTGTATTTTATTTAGCGGAATGGGCAGTGACGGTTCTGAAGCGATATTGGGTTTAAGTGATTGTGAAAACATTTGGGTGCAGACCCCAGAAAATTGTGCCAGTGGCTCCATGCCTGAAAGTGCAATAGGCACCGGACGAGTGACATTTATAGGAACGCCTTACCAACTTGCATTGCAGTTAGTTCAGAGCGTAAAACAACATTGGGTAGAAACTCATGACACAAGTCGTAACAACCACAGTGGAAAAGAACATCCAAGTAGACTGCCTACTGGTTCCACTCAAAGATAAACACTTACTGCTACCGAATGTCAGCGTTGCGGAAGTTATTCCGTTCTCACATTTGCTAACGACCAACTCAAGCGCTGACTGGATGCTAGGGCGAATAGATTGGCGCGGCACTCTAGTGCCGGCGATTTGTTATGAAATGCTTAATAATCACAGTGCTCCAGCCCCCAACCCAAATGCTCGTTTTATTATCGTTAATGGTGTTGGCGCAAATGCCGATATGCCATTTTACGCTATCCTTGTGCAAGGTATCCCGAAGCTGATGCACGTTCATAAAGACGAAATTCAGCAAGTCGATGCGATGAATATGGGGGAGTTTGACGGAATGGCGGTTACTGTGGATGGTGACAATGCTATGATTCCCGACCTTGAGAGGGTTGAAGTAGAATTACTTGTTAATATTTGAATGTTATAAATGTAAAGCCCTTTAAATCTTAAAGGGCTTATTTTAATTCGATTTCAGAAATTCTGTATATTCATCTGGTGTTCCACTAAAGATGATGTCATCTTTATTTACTAGATCATAAGCAATATTTAGATTGTCGTTAATTAGATAATTATACATGGGTGCTATATATAACTCTCCTTTTGCTAGCCCTTTCTCTCCATTGGACTCCATTATTTTAAAATATTTAATGTACAGGTCTGCTGATTTAAAAAAATAAAGGCCGTTCGAGCATAAATCTGAAATTGGATTTTTTTCTGCAGTTTCTATAACTTTTCCGGGGTTCTCAGGATCTTCTTTCGCGAATGACCAGTTGTCGCCACTACCCTTGAATACCTCTAAGTACCCATCAATACTATCTATAAATTTCGGATATGAAAAGTTCAGACGAATTGTATCAATATTGAAAATTGTAATTGAACAAGATTTGCTAAACGTAGATCTTTCTAACCCGAGATATACTGTTTCTGCTTGACCGCGCGTCTCATTATTTAAAGTTACAATTTGGTAGTCTAAAATCCCTAGTTTTTTGCATTCGGCATCGACGAAATTTTTGGTATCATAAACCTCACGAACAATGAATAGAAAGCTTTCCGATAGAAAGTATTTTTTAAAACTGCCTACGCAATGAGAAAATAATGATGCTCCATGCGCATCTAACATATATTTAGGAATGGTATACCCAGCTTTAAAAAAACGACTGCTCATACCTGCCATTGGGATTACGATCACTTTAGTAAATCCTTATATTCCTTGAATAAGCGAAGAGCATTTGCAATTAATGCTATTTGTCTGGTATCACTATCCGCATGTAATGGAAGCATTGAAATAAATAGGTTGATCATTATAGGAATGATCTCCTCTTTGTCATAACCAAAAGCCCTATTTTCCATTAGTTGCTCGCCGATGTTATTTAGGACTGGATGATGCGGGATTCTAAAATTTATACTGCTTTTTCCAATTATGTCTAGATGATAATTTCCGGCCATAATGAAATCGTAGCGACCGATGACAGAATGATATAGTTTTGCTATGTCGTAACGGCCATCACCGTAAGGTGTAAATGTCTGTTCATCCAGCGTGCCTCGTGGATCGATGAGTCGAACCGACTGAACACGGAAGTCATAGAGGATATTACTAAAGCACAGGTCACCATGGCTTATGTAGATATCGTCGGGAGTCACTGCTCTTGTTGATGCGTTACATTTTTCCGCAATAGAGTTTAATGACGGTAATTTTTCGCCATTTAAAATCCAATCGGAGTCTGGATCTATGGTGCTTGATTCACGTAATGTCTTTAAACGTTCGAAAACTTTCGCTTGATGGAATTCATTAATTGAATCGGCGAGTGACTCTGGTCCTGCATATTTTCTAGCGTCTGTAATGAATTCGCTACAAGACTGCATTATTCGTTGCCAGGCGACACCAGGGAGCTCGGAGAATACTGCGAGTTCGTTCAATGCTGACATATAGAGATATTCAATCTCGTAAGAGGCAGATTTTTCTTTTTGTTCGAAGCTGAATACGTGAGGTGTGTATATGCTGAGCTGTTCTGGAAGAGATTTAAACCACAGATATTCGGCTTTCATTTTCCATGATTTGGCACTTGATTTCTTGACGACGCGAGGTGAAATATCTAAATCATTAAAGGAACGCTGAGTTGTAATTCTCGATTTAGAGCGGAAGTATGTATGTACATGGCCAAAGTCTAACCAAGCGGGGTAGTGTATTGCTGATAGCGTGAGAGTGTTGGAATAATGGTTTAGAGCAGAGATAAAGCTATCGCTACTTTCCAAAGAAGCTAACAGTATATCTATTGATGAAAACTGGAAGTAGCCACTAACGACCATTCCTGGTTCTCGCGCATCAAATGCCTCTGTGAATAGTGTTTTCGATTCCGTTTTCGATATGCCTGCCCATTTATAATAGTCATCTGTGCGAGCGATGGAGACAATGTCTTTTAATTGATAATCGATCCCTTCAATTAACGTATCTCCATGCAATATAGAAATATTTTCACTGAAATCTCCTAGTTTTCTGATGCACTGTATTAGTGACTCCCGAAGACTCATCTTTGATGATAAATAGATAACTTCAATACGGTGCTTCAATAACCACTGTTCATCGTATTTTGGTAAATGGTAATTGTCGGGTAGAGTTAGTATCCGCCGCTCGGATTCAGTGCTATGTCGAAATTGATGCTGATAAAGCCGTTTGTTGCCGACTGGCAAAAAAGCAGGTGGTATTTCACCAAACTCTGCGATAAGTTCTGCACTAACGAACTGAGCGGATGTAACAATTAGCATGCTACTTTTCTTTCTCTAGTAATTGTATGATCTTATCATAACTGAGATTTCTAAATTCCGAAGGTCTGATTGATTTGTCGTCGATATAAAACCCTTCTGTACCGCACCAAGGCTTTCCAACATGTATTTCGTCAAATGGAACTTTATGTTTGGCTAACCAGTGAAGAATAACAGGCAAGGTGTTGGCATTGATTTTACCTACGGAGGCATTATAGGTTCGCATGTTTCGACTGGTGCTGATAATTATTTCAAATCCTGAGTCTTTATATTCTCGAAGCTTCTCTATCATATCCATCCTCGGACTGACATCGGCATAGTCACCGCTCCCTTCGACGGTTAGAGTGTTGTCGAGGTCAAACACTAATCGTTTCATATATTAGATTCCAAAAGTTTTCTCTGAATGTTTTGACCGTTATTTGGAAAGGCTTCTTCGTATGTAAATTTATACACTTTCCTTTTTAGTGGGGCTTTGAAGTCGTTAGATGCAGGACTGCGCTCTACAGATAACATGTCACTCGATATATTTAGCATTGTTAACGCATAACTGAATAACCCATCTAACATAAAAGGACGATGAGAATTTTTATTAAGTATGGCGATATCATCAGAATCTCTATCAGAAGCCCATACTATAAAGGGGATTTCCAACATGTTTTTAGTCAAGTTGTCGGGAGTATGCCCTTTAATATCTGCAGCCTGAAACACTTCCTCGCCATGATCTGAAAAATAAGTGAGTGTTCGCCTACTTTCTGAGTTACCTTGCTTTAACAGCGATATCACTTTACTGACAAAGTAATCTGAATAAAGTATAGAGTTGTCGTAAGCATTAATAGCATCTACTTCTCTATCGTCCAATACTGCCTTATACCCAGTTGCCTGCTGGTCTTTGAATTGGTCGAAAGCTTCGGGATAACGATTTTCATAGCTAGCATGACTGCCCATCATGTGTATAAATATTGATTTAAATGGTGCTGGATCTTCAATAGCATTTTTAATGCTATCCAACATGTATTCATCAAACCGACGTACCTCGACACCGTTGAAATCATTGCTAATATAATGTGTAACGTTTGCCTGATGAGATATCGAAGCAATAGTAGCCCTTTGCGGTTGTTGGTTTGAAATCCAAAAGGTTTTATAGCCAGCAATGTTAGCGATATCGATTATGCTTGGAGATTCTCGATAATCATCACCATCTACACCTGTTGCTGCTGTTAGTGCTACTCGAAGTGAAGCTTGAGTTTGTACATGACTACTAATGACATTGTCGAGGATGACTAGCTCGTTCTTTAGTGATGACAGTCGCGGTGTTGTATCTCGTTCGTAACCGTAAATTCCCATATGATTTCTAGTAGCAGATTCGCCAATAATGAAAATGTGGGTTTGCGAATTAGTTTTATCTTTTATCACCGCTTTCAGTTTTGTTGAATCGAGCATGTCTCTACGAAGTTCAACTTCCTTTTGCAAAGAAATACTCCCTAAGTGATAAGATGGTAGAGTACCTAAAATACCCGGTATAGTGTCATGAAACTTCCCCATCACCGTGGTACGGTAGACCACAACTATTATTAATATACTACCTAGAACAAATATAACTCTTTGAGTTTTTAGGCTTTCTGGTTTCTTGCAGCAATAAACGGCGGCGCAATAGAGTAAGAGGAATGCTGTTAATATTGTGGTTAACTGCCAAGTTGAATAAGTATTTATATATTCAATGACTTCGTACTGGTCTGTATACGCTACAGCTTCCATCGTTGCAGTGGTGAATACTCCTCCGAAAGAATAAGCATAGCCAATATCGCAGATTCCACCGAGTAGAAATGGAAATAAAACGATAGCAGTTATCCAACGTCGATTTCCTAAGGTAATTAAGAAAGCAGATATGAAGGACCAGCCTATTCGTGAATTGTATTCTCCTTCTCGTACAAAATCTGAGAATACAACCTCATGTAGTAGAGGATATAGTAATACTATTAGTGACCACAGTAATGGATTTCTAAGTATCTCGGGTAATTTCTCTATCTTCATGCTTTATACAAACTCCGGATATTTCTCAGCGAGATATTTCGCCATATTGGCGTTGCGCTCGCTACTTGCTTTGTGACTTCTTAGAGGGATCTTGTGTGCTGACAAACCAACAAATTCGGGACGTAATAGGCGCAGCCCAAAATTTTCTTGTATTACTTTTAGACCGGAAAAAGTCATGTAATCTTTTAACATTACTTCTGGGAAGCATCGTTCAGATGATTCCCCTTTTAAAAATTCGGTGACTAGCCAATCGTATAAATTGCAGTAGATTTTCATTGTTTGTGGTTTGCCGATGGCGAATTGATCACCATAACCGCCGTAACCATTGTAGTTGTGGTCAATCATAACCTCATTTTCGGCTAAAATTTTATCCTCACAATCAAACTGTCCTATCCAAAAATTGTCATAACGCATACGACATATCAAATCGAAGTCGTCGGCCTTTTGATTATGCTCTTCTATTGATTGAAAAGCCTTTTGTACACCAAACCACATGGGGAATACGTTAGGGCTAACATAAGGAACTTTCGTGCCGTCGCCAAATTTTTTAATGCCAAACGTTTTTATGGCTTCGTATTCATACTCAGAAAAATCGGGAGATTCAGTTTCAACTAGCTGGTATTTTCCTAGTAAGGCTAGTTGCTTTGGCAGAACTTGTCCTTGCCAAGAATGGCAGAAATAAGAAACGTCATGACCATAGAAAAATCTCTGTAAAGAATCTATGCAGTTTTCAAGACTCCTCGGCTGGCCGCTAAGTAATATGGCAATTTTTAGTTTTTTCGTTGGCTTTCGTAAGTTATCTTGATTGAAAGATGTCAGCTTACGCTTTTGGCGTTCCGTCTTATTTTTTAGTTTGAGAGTAACTTCACGAGGCCCTAGGGTCGTTAAGTATTGATCAAATTGCTTCTCGCTAAGGTGTTTTTTCGAGAACAACTGAAATCGGCAGACGATCTTCGCTACGGTGAACCAGCCTTTCTTCGCTAATTTTTCAAATAACTTTTTTTCAAGAGATTTCATTAGGGACACTCTTATGGCTATTCACTTTGTAGCAAGCAATTAGTAGTAGACTTTGTAGGATAAGAAAATATGTTATTGTGAATTTAGTGCTAAAGAAGACTTCACTCGTGCTATAGATAAGAAATTGTCCGGTAGAAATTAATCCGGCGATGGCATAAGTGCTCTTTCGGTGGCGCCAGTAGGTGAGCAATAACCCAGAAATAAGCGATATGAGCAGGACTAGACCAATAATTCCGCGACTCGCGAGTACTTCCATAACTTCATTATGAGCATGCTCAAAATAGAATTTCACTTCATTTTTTTCTCTTAATTCTTTAATTTTTCTTGAGAACCCATCCAGTCCGTTGCCTAAAGCGTAGTTTTCTTCGAATGCTTGAATAGAGACATTCCACATATCAATTCTACGTTGCGTAGATGTATCGAGGTGGAATCCACTGTTCGAAGTCTCAATTGTGGCTAGTAAGCGCTTTTGTAACATTTCGGACGTGCTGAATATTACGACCAAAATGATACTGGCAATTAGCAGTTCTCGTACTTTCACGACACGAAACAAGGCTAATGCTATTAAGACGATAGGAATACTCAGCCAACCTCCCCGAGTTTGAGACCAAAACGATGCGGTTAGTCCCATTGCTAGACCGATAAGCCCAATTAGATTTTTCCCTCGCAGCTTTAGTTGTTTGTCACGCGAAAGAATAAAAATAACCACACCT containing:
- a CDS encoding chemotaxis protein CheB, yielding MSLSRVAIIADDRLQQHLLNDTLVRLGFQVVFNLQPDRIGDLQLHTVETDVWLVDIYEDGDSLDWLEHLLDGHVPVLIGMERAPQKSCPTFLRWEKRLLCKLRELTHAPALGASADDILMDRAPAKDINNINSALPAIPLPDVLARTDVQEPLQIWVLGASLGGPEAVKQFLDALPSGLPIAFVYAQHIDPRFEHALCSAVGRHGQYNVRNFENGLQLQIGDVLVAPIEDEFQVLASGVCQTLGKAWPGPYGPSIDQVLINLHAHYQHRFNCILFSGMGSDGSEAILGLSDCENIWVQTPENCASGSMPESAIGTGRVTFIGTPYQLALQLVQSVKQHWVETHDTSRNNHSGKEHPSRLPTGSTQR
- a CDS encoding chemotaxis protein CheW, which translates into the protein MTQVVTTTVEKNIQVDCLLVPLKDKHLLLPNVSVAEVIPFSHLLTTNSSADWMLGRIDWRGTLVPAICYEMLNNHSAPAPNPNARFIIVNGVGANADMPFYAILVQGIPKLMHVHKDEIQQVDAMNMGEFDGMAVTVDGDNAMIPDLERVEVELLVNI
- a CDS encoding glycosyltransferase family 2 protein, producing the protein MIVIPMAGMSSRFFKAGYTIPKYMLDAHGASLFSHCVGSFKKYFLSESFLFIVREVYDTKNFVDAECKKLGILDYQIVTLNNETRGQAETVYLGLERSTFSKSCSITIFNIDTIRLNFSYPKFIDSIDGYLEVFKGSGDNWSFAKEDPENPGKVIETAEKNPISDLCSNGLYFFKSADLYIKYFKIMESNGEKGLAKGELYIAPMYNYLINDNLNIAYDLVNKDDIIFSGTPDEYTEFLKSN
- a CDS encoding HAD-IIIC family phosphatase; translated protein: MKRLVFDLDNTLTVEGSGDYADVSPRMDMIEKLREYKDSGFEIIISTSRNMRTYNASVGKINANTLPVILHWLAKHKVPFDEIHVGKPWCGTEGFYIDDKSIRPSEFRNLSYDKIIQLLEKEK
- a CDS encoding phosphoethanolamine transferase, producing MKIEKLPEILRNPLLWSLIVLLYPLLHEVVFSDFVREGEYNSRIGWSFISAFLITLGNRRWITAIVLFPFLLGGICDIGYAYSFGGVFTTATMEAVAYTDQYEVIEYINTYSTWQLTTILTAFLLLYCAAVYCCKKPESLKTQRVIFVLGSILIIVVVYRTTVMGKFHDTIPGILGTLPSYHLGSISLQKEVELRRDMLDSTKLKAVIKDKTNSQTHIFIIGESATRNHMGIYGYERDTTPRLSSLKNELVILDNVISSHVQTQASLRVALTAATGVDGDDYRESPSIIDIANIAGYKTFWISNQQPQRATIASISHQANVTHYISNDFNGVEVRRFDEYMLDSIKNAIEDPAPFKSIFIHMMGSHASYENRYPEAFDQFKDQQATGYKAVLDDREVDAINAYDNSILYSDYFVSKVISLLKQGNSESRRTLTYFSDHGEEVFQAADIKGHTPDNLTKNMLEIPFIVWASDRDSDDIAILNKNSHRPFMLDGLFSYALTMLNISSDMLSVERSPASNDFKAPLKRKVYKFTYEEAFPNNGQNIQRKLLESNI
- a CDS encoding O-antigen ligase family protein, with translation MPDSISGIEEGYKIMRAFFTENIERIYSSFMLTLLCIVFLLNHSNQNSSQSMATLLLLLSPLMIIRKPSSNSLPFGLRYFIASSLALFAYSLMIFFHHAPSEIAWTSMRGLSFYLLAPVAVYILWYKPPSMQFIFWLTFSATLFSLYPVIKEYFGHGARGATSAHPIFWGNVCLTTGVVIFILSRDKQLKLRGKNLIGLIGLAMGLTASFWSQTRGGWLSIPIVLIALALFRVVKVRELLIASIILVVIFSTSEMLQKRLLATIETSNSGFHLDTSTQRRIDMWNVSIQAFEENYALGNGLDGFSRKIKELREKNEVKFYFEHAHNEVMEVLASRGIIGLVLLISLISGLLLTYWRHRKSTYAIAGLISTGQFLIYSTSEVFFSTKFTITYFLILQSLLLIACYKVNSHKSVPNEIS